From the Acidimicrobiia bacterium genome, the window TCAATACCAATTGGTATGCCCGACATTACGCGCCGAAGAATAATCCTAGTTCATATGGTGATATTCATCCAAGTTCAGTGGTTTAATATGTAAATTCTTTAAATTAATCAGAGTTCCCAAGTAAATCGGGACGATTTTTTGCTGTGCGTAATTTCGATTGCTCTAATCTCCATTTTGCTATTTCTTTATGATTACCAGATAGCAATACATCAGGCACTTTGTAGCCTTCAAAATCAGCAGGACGAGTATATTGAGGAAATTCAACTAGATCATTCGTACTCAAATCAGAAATATCAAAGCTCTCCTGGATATGAGATTCATCATTTCCCATCACTCCAGGGATCAACCTAGTAACAGCTTCTATAACAACCAAAGCAGCTACTTCCCCGCCTGCCAAAATAAAATCTCCAATTGAAATTTCTCCATCAGCTAACTCGTCACCAACTCTCTGGTCGATGCCTTCGTATCTACCGGAGATAAGTGAGAAACCTTCGCCAAGACTTAGTTCCCGCGCAAATTTTTGATCAAATTTTCTGCCAGAAGCACTCAATACATATAAAGGTCTTTGTGGTTTGACATCTTTTATAGCATCAAAAATTGGTTTCGCACTTAATACCATTCCTGCGCCGCCACCATATGGTTGATCGTCAACACTATGATGCACATCATATGTGTAATCGCGAAAATTATATGCCTTTATACTCACAAGATCTTGTTCTTGAGCTTTTCCCAATAACGCAAGTGACGATGGGCCAGTTATATATTCTGGAAACAAAGTAAAAACATCTATTTGAAAAGTCATAATAAGCTACTTCAAACTAATCTAGTTCGAACAATCCCTCCGGTGGGTCAATATAAACATATTTATCATCAAAACTCTCAATAAAACGAAAGGGAATCAGATTGCCGTTATCATTTTCTAGAAGATCGCTAGCTGCATTTGGAATCACATCTTTTACAATACCATGTTCAATATTAGATGAATCTTTAATTATTTTACCTAAAACATCGTGTGCAAAATATTCACCTTCATCTAATACATCAGCAGTTAGAGGTTCGCCAAAAAATTCAATATTAACAAATTTTTTTACTTGTTCAATATTATCAAAGCCTTTAAACTTAACAACATATTGATCTTTTAGAGGACGGATTTTATCAATCGTAAATTCATTGCC encodes:
- the trmD gene encoding tRNA (guanosine(37)-N1)-methyltransferase TrmD — encoded protein: MTFQIDVFTLFPEYITGPSSLALLGKAQEQDLVSIKAYNFRDYTYDVHHSVDDQPYGGGAGMVLSAKPIFDAIKDVKPQRPLYVLSASGRKFDQKFARELSLGEGFSLISGRYEGIDQRVGDELADGEISIGDFILAGGEVAALVVIEAVTRLIPGVMGNDESHIQESFDISDLSTNDLVEFPQYTRPADFEGYKVPDVLLSGNHKEIAKWRLEQSKLRTAKNRPDLLGNSD
- the rimM gene encoding 16S rRNA processing protein RimM; translated protein: MRALDDSYLRIAKCGRTIGLKGEIVLWPISNVEQRYLVGSIFVDKNGNEFTIDKIRPLKDQYVVKFKGFDNIEQVKKFVNIEFFGEPLTADVLDEGEYFAHDVLGKIIKDSSNIEHGIVKDVIPNAASDLLENDNGNLIPFRFIESFDDKYVYIDPPEGLFELD